From Bacillota bacterium LX-D:
AGGCTTTTAACTTGGCTGTCGTAGATTGTAATTCAAGCGATGGGACTAAATTTATTCTGGAAAAACTAAATCATCCGGATCCTCATTACCACCTGTTAGATTTGGCGACTTTTGAAGAAAAAGGTGTTAAAAGTTTAGGCTATACTGATGCTGTAAAGGTTGCTACAATTAATATTGATCATTTTTCAGATTATAATACCTGTATGGCCCAGATTAAACAGGTAGTAAAAAAAGAATTATTAGAGGGAGAAAAATGCAGCTGCTAAAAAAGCTATGGGCAGAATTGCTTGCTTTTTTTTATCCGCCAAGCGATACCTGCCCTTTATGTTTGGAGAAAATTACAAATAATTTAATTTGTGAAAATTGTCAGGAAATATTGCAAAATTGGCAAAAGCAAAAATTTTGCAATGTTTTCGGCCGGCCCAAAAAATTTGGTCAACTATGCCGGTGCACAAAACAACAAACTTTCTACAGGAAACTACATGGTGTGGCACCCTATCAAGGTGTTTTTAAAAAGGCTGTTTATCGCTTAAAATACAGCGGCCAGACATATTTAGCAGTGCCTATGGGCAGCTTAATGGGGGATAGATTAAGGGAAATACAGGGATATGCAGGAAGTATAATTATTCCTATCCCTTTAAGCCCAAGGAAAAGAGCAATTCGAGGTTTTAACCAAGCTGAGCTTTTAGCCCGGGCAGTAGCTGAGAGAACTAAGCTGCCCGTTTACACCAATCTCCTAACCAAGATCAGGGATACGGCTCCTCAAGCCGGTTTAAAGAAAGTGGACAGGCTTACTAATTTGCAAGGGGCCTTTAATGTTCCCAATCCGGAGCCCCTTAAAAATAAAGTTGTAATTCTAGTCGACGACATTTTTACTACAGGGTCTACCATTAACGAAGCTGCTCAAACACTACTAAAAGCAGGAGCCAAGGATGTTTATGCTTTGGTCTGGGCAATAGCGTAAAGCGTAATATGATAAAGGCAGCATTTGGCTGCAAAATACCGACAAAAAATCCTAAAAAAATTACATCCACAAATAAGTCCACAGGAAAAAGGGCTTATTTTACTAGTTATTAACAGACTTATCCACATTATCCACAACTTTTTTATAAACAACTAATGTGAATAATTTTAATTTCGACAATGATTTCAACGGAGATTTATGTAAAGTTTTATTGCATTAATATAAACCAGCCCGTATAATTATTATTAGCATAGGGATGAGGAGGAGAAAAATGAAAAAAAGTTTGAGTTTAATTTTAGCATTAGCATTAACAATGGCTTTAATGCTAGGCCTTGCAGGCTGCGGGCAAAGTGGACAAAGTACGGATCAAACTAAAGAAGGGCAGCAAGAACAAACGGCTGAAAAGGAATATATTGTTGCAACGGAACCAACTTTTCCGCCTTTTGAATTTAGAGATGAAAAAACTTCGGAAATTACTGGCTTTGATATTGATTTAATTAAAGCTATTGCTCAAGAAACAGGTATTAAAGTTAAAATACAATCCCTCGGATTTGACGGCTTAATTCCAGCTCTGCAAGCAGGCAACATTGATATTGTAGCTTCAGGTATGACAATTACTAAAAAACGTGCTCTTCAAGTCAGCTTTACAAAGCCATATTTTGATGCAGGTTTAAAAATTGCAGTACCTGCCAATAACACCACAATTAAGGGAATTGATGATTTAAAAGGCAAAACAGTAGCAGTACAAATTGGGACAACTGGGGCTAATAAGGCGCAAGAACTTTTAGACAAAAAAATTATAGCTAAAGTTAAAACCTTTAATACTGCTGATGCCATCTTTTTAGAACTCTTAAACGGTACTGTTGATGCTGTAATTAACGATTTGCCTGTTAACGAAGCCTACATGAGCAAAAACCCCGGCAAAATCAAAATGGTCGGTAATGTTTTAAACGGCGAACAATATGGTTTTGCAGTGGCTAAAGATAACCAAGAACTTTTGAAAAAATTAAATACAGGATTGGAAAAAGTTAAGGCAAATGGAAAATATGACGAATTAAAAGTCAAATACTTTGGTGGAAAATAAGAAAAAATTTAGTGGTAAATAAGGAATCGTAAATGCGTAACGCGTTGCTGTGTTACGCATTTCTTTTGGTACAAGCGCCGGTGCAGCAGGAACGAAAAAATAAAGAGGAGGGGTAAAAATGTTGCAGTACTATTTAACCCATCTAAAAGCAGTATTTCCATCTTTACTGCAGGGAGCAGTTGTTACTATTGAGGTAACTGCTTTATCTGTTTTAATTGGAGCAGTAATCGGACTCTTTGTAGGTATGGGTAGATTAGCTCGCAATAAGCTAATTAAATCTATTGCCGCAGCTTATGTTGATATTATTCGAGGAACTCCTTTGATGGTTCAGGTTTTCATTATTTATTTTGGTTTGCCTAACTTACTATTGCAAATAACCGGCAGTCGGGTGCCTATGGACCCTTTTGTATCCTCAGTCTGGGCTTGCAGCATTAATAGCGGTGCCTATGTAGCAGAAATTTTTAGAGCTGGTATTCAGTCTATTGAAAGGGGACAGATGGAAGCTGCCCGTTCTTTAGGAATGACTCATGTTCAGGCTATGCGCTACATCATACTTCCTCAAGCTTTCCGCAGGGTAATTCCTCCTTTGGGCAATGAATTCATTGCTTTAATGAAGGATACGTCTATTTTGTCAGTAATTGGAGTAGAAGAATTAATGCGTCAGGGGCAATTATACAATGCAACTACCTATGCTTCCTTTCCAACCTTTACGGGAATTGCTTTAGTTTACTTAGTAATGACAATGACTGTATCTAGGTGGGTAGCCTATATGGAACGAAAACTATCGGCTGAAGGCAAACACTAAATATTTGCCTATCTATTGACTGCTTTGAGAGGAGGTTAAAACTAGTGATAACAGTTAAAAATTTGTACAAGCAGTTTGGTGATTTACAAGTTTTAAAAGGAATTAGCACCCATATTGCTGAAAAAGAAGTTGTAGTTATTATTGGGCCTAGCGGATCCGGAAAAAGCACTTTTTTGCGCTGCCTGAATAAGCTGGAAGAAGCTACTTCTGGAGAGATTATAATTGACGGAGTAAATTTATTGGATAAAAAAGCAAATATTAATACCATTCGACAGGAAGTTGGAATGGTTTTTCAGCGGTTTAACCTTTTTCCCCACATGACAGCCTTACAAAATATTACTATAGCTCCAGCCAAAGTCCGGGGCTGGAAAGCTGACGAGGCAGATAAAATTGCCCGGCAGCTATTGGCCAAAGTAGGACTTAGCGATAAAGCAGACGCTTACCCGGATCAATTATCCGGCGGCCAACAGCAGAGGGTAGCCATTGCCCGAGCCTTAGCTATGCAGCCGAAAATTATGCTCTTCGATGAACCAACTTCTGCACTGGACCCGGAAATGGTAGGGGAAGTCCTAAGCGTAATGAAGGATTTAGCTAAAGAAGGAATGACTATGGCAGTTGTTACCCATGAAATGGGTTTTGCCAAAGAAGTAGGAGACCGGGTTTTGTTCATGGATGAAGGGATGATTTTAGAAGAAGGAACTCCCCAAGAATTATTTGATCATCCGAAGCACCCTAGAACTAAAAGTTTTCTAAGTAAAATACTTTAAAAACTTGTAAATTGATCCTTGTTTATTAGCATTCCATTGTTTGACATTCAACTTAGGTATGTTATAATATAACTACTTGTAGTCTTACCTAGCCTGCAAGAGTAACACATGCGGGAGGAATGAATGAATGCTGGGTAAAGTTAAATGGTTTAACCAAGAAAAAGGATTCGGATTCATTGAAAGAGAAGAGGGGGACGATGTATTCGTTCACTTTTCAGCAATCCAGGAAGACGGCTTTAAAACATTAGCCGAGGGTCAGGAAGTTGAATTCGAAATCGTTGAAGGTCCAAGAGGCCCTCAAGCAGCTAATGTTGTTAAATTATAAATTAATTTAACGAACAGTGCCCTGTGGTTTTTTCAACCACAGGGTTTTTTACTTCCCAGACACGGGGACGGTTCCGCTGTCTCGTCATCCCTCGCCGAGACAACGGAACCGTCCCCGTGTCTGGGTTTGGGAAAAGAAAATTATTGGGAAGAAGGATTTTTAGTAATTCTAGGGAATAATATATGTAACAGCTTGCTTTAGCCTGCAGATCCAAAATACCAGAAAGGGGCCGATGCTCAATGAAAATAGCAGTCAGGGGTAAAAATATACAAATAACCAACGCTCTAAAAGAACATGTTGAAAAACGGCTAGGAAGACTGGATAAGTACTTTGAAGAAAATACTGAGGCGCAGGTTACTTTAACGGTTGAAAGAGACACTCATATCGTAGAGGTGACAATATTACTAAACGGGTATATTCTTAGGGGCGAGGAAGCTACTGGAGATATGTACGCTTCAATTGATTTAGTGCTGGATAAATTGGAGAAACAAATTGAAAAATATAAAACTAAGATAGCGAAAAAACTGCGCAGCAATAAGTTTACCAAAGTTGTGGAAGCGGCAAAAACACAGGATGACCAGGATGAAGATGAATTTAAGATAATGAGGAACAAGCATTTTTCTATTAAGCCCATGGCTGTAGAAGAGGCAATTTTGCAGATGAATATGGTGGGACACAGCTTCTATGTTTTTTCTAATGCAGAGACAGAGCAGGTAAATGTGGTTTACCGCCGTAAAGATGGGAACTATGGTTTAATTGAACCTGAATATTAAAAACTAGCTTAGACAAAAGAATTAGCTTAGCTGGGAAAAGCAAGGCAGTTGTTGACCTCCAACGACTGCCTTTTTTTACGGCTGAAAGATAACTACTTGATTTCTTGAAGTATAAGAAAAAGAGTGTTAAAATTTATACTTAAGCAGTAATCTGCTTTAAATTTATTTAAAAGGACTGGGGTGTGTCCCGGCTATTTTTGAAAGGATCGAAAGTAATGTTAAACTTTCTGAAAAAATTATTAGATGACAATGCTAAAGAAATTAAAAAGTTAAATAGATCTGTAGCAGCCATTAATGAGTTGGAGCCTGCCATTCAAAAATTAAGCGATGAAGATTTGGTAGGAAAAACAGCAGAATTTAAGCAGCGTTTCTCTAACGGGGAATCACTAGATAATATGCTGCCGGAAGCATTTGCTGTTGTAAGGGAAGGATCCCGCCGAGTTTTAGGATTGCGTCATTTTGATGTTCAGCTGATGGGGGGCATAGTGCTGCACCAAGGCAGAATTGCAGAAATGAAAACTGGTGAAGGTAAAACTTTAGTAGCAACATTGCCCAGTTATTTAAATGCAATTTCCGGGAAAGGCGTTCATGTAATTACTGTTAATGACTATTTGGCTAAAAGGGACAGTGAATGGATGGGACAAATCCACCGCTTCCTAGGTCTAGATGTAGGTTTAATTGTCCATGGGCTGGATTTTAATGAGCGCAAAGCATCTTATGCTGCTGATGTAACTTATGGTACCAATAATGAGTTTGGTTTTGATTACTTGCGTGATAATATGGCTTTGCATCCGTCCCAAATGGTTCAACGACCTTTAAATTATGCTATTGTGGACGAGGTTGATAGTATTTTAATTGATGAAGCCCGTACTCCTTTAATTATTTCAGGTCAAGCCGATAAACCTACGCAGCTTTATTATGCGGTAGCTAAAATTATCCCTCGTTTAAAAGTGGAAGAAGATTACACTGTTGACGAAAAAGCAAAGGCAGTTATGTTAACAGAAAACGGCAATCGCCGAGTAGAGCAGATGTTAGGCGTAGACAATTTATATGATAACGAAAACGTGGAGTTAAGCCATCATGTTAACCAAGCTTTAAGAGCTCACGTTTTAATGAAAAGAGACGTGGACTATGTAGTTAAAGATGGAGAGGTTATTATCGTCGACGAATTTACCGGACGATTAATGTTTGGCCGCCGCTATAGCGATGGCCTGCATCAAGCAATTGAAGCCAAAGAAGGAGTTAAAATTGAACGGGAATCCCAGACCCTGGCTACAATTACCTTCCAAAATTATTTTAGAATGTACGAAAAGCTAGCTGGGATGACAGGTACAGCCTCTACTGAAGAGGAAGAGTTTCGGAAAATTTACGGTTTAGATGTAGTGGTCATACCCACCAATAAGCCTATGATTAGGCAGGATTTGCCCGATATTGTCTATAGGACGGAAAAAGGCAAGTTCGATGCTGTAGTTGAGGAGATTATTGAACGTCATCAAAAAGGGCAGCCGGTGCTAGTAGGTACCATTAGCATTGAGAAATCGGAACTTTTAAGCAACACTTTGAAGAAAAGAGGTATTCCTCACCAGGTCCTTAACGCTAAGTACCATGAACAAGAGGCACAGATTGTTAGTAACGCCGGCCAGCAAGGAATGGTAACTATTGCTACCAATATGGCCGGTCGTGGTACAGATATTATTTTAGGTGAAGGAGTTTCCGATTTAGGAGGACTTCATATTATTGGCACCGAAAGACATGAATCCCGCCGGATTGACAATCAGTTAAGGGGTCGTGCCGGCCGTCAAGGAGATCCTGGTTCCAGCCGTTTTTATGTTTCCTTGGAAGATGAACTAATGCGCTTATTTGGTTCCGATAATATTGCCGGCATTATGGATAAGTTGGGTATGGATGATTCGACGCCCATCGATCATCCGCTGATTTCCCGTTCCATCGAATCTGCCCAGAAAAAAGTGGAAGCTAGAAACTTTGATATTCGGAAACACGTCTTAGAATATGATAATGTAATGAATCAGCAAAGGGAAGTTATTTATAAACAAAGACGCCAAGTGCTGGAAGGGGAGAATTTGCGGGAAAATGTCCAAAGCATGCTGCACGAAGTGGTAGATGGTGCCATTGCCCGCTATTCCAACCAAAGCCAGTATCCTGAGGAATGGGATTTAGCAGCCTTAGCTGATTTTGCAGAGCAAACATTTTTACCTGGCCAGCGCCTGGATATAGATGAATTGAAGAATATGGATAAAACAGAAGTGGAAGAACTGCTTCATGACAAAGCGAACCAGGCTTACGAAGAACGGGAGGCAGCTTTAGGGGAAGATATTATGCGGGAATTGGAACGCATGGTATTGCTCAAAGTTGTTGATGAAAAATGGATGGACCACTTAGATGCTATGGATCAATTGCGCCAAGGTATTGGTTTAAGAGCTTATGGCCAAAAGGATCCATTGGTTGAGTATAAATTTGAAGGCTACGACATGTTTAATAATATGATTGAAGCTATTAAAGAAGACGTGGTGCGCTATATCTTCCGGGTCAATGTAGTAGAAGAACAGGAAGCTCCTCGAAATGTCACCGAAAATAGATATGAAGAAGATCAACCGAAAAAGCCTGTACGCAAACAAACGGAAATTGGACGCAACGAGTTATGTCCCTGTGGCAGCGGTAAAAAATATAAAAAATGCTGCGGCGCAAAATAATTTGAACTGGAGTTGAAAGAATGATTTTAGACTATGGACCACAGCTAGCTGAAATTAGGCAGAAGCTTAACGAATTGAGGGCTTCTCTTTGACTTACCTGGCAAAGAGCTAAAAATTGCCCAATTAGAAGAACAAATACAATCCAACGACTTTTGGGATGAGCGGGAGAAGGCTCAGACAGTGCTGCAAAGCTTAAACCGGCTGAAGGAAAAAGTCAGCGGCATTAAGGAAATGACTGGGGAATTTGAGGATTTAGAAGCTTTATGGGAAATTGCTAAAGAAGAAGATGATGAAAGCCTAGAGCCGGAACTAGCCGAGGGGATTAAAGATTTTACCCACAAATTAGAAAAACTGGAATTGGAGACTTTATTAAGCGGGTTACACGATAAAAGCAGTGCTATTTTATCCCTCCATGCCGGCGCTGGTGGAACTGAGGCCCAGGATTGGGTAGAAATGCTGCTAAGGATGTATACCCGCTGGGCAGAAGACCAAAACTACACTGTGGAAATTTTGGATTATTTAGCTGGAGATGAAGCTGGGGTTAAAAGTGCGACCGTCCTTGTTAAAGGGGAAAATGCCTTTGGCTATCTTAAAACGGAAAAAGGTGTCCATCGCTTAGTTCGAATTTCTCCTTTCGATGCTTCAGGTCGAAGGCATACTTCCTTTGCCTCTGTTGATGTATTGCCGGAAATAGAGGACGATGAAGAGATTAACATCGATCCTGTTGATTTAAAAGTAGATACCTATCGTTCGGGAGGAGCTGGCGGTCAGCACGTAAATAAAACAGATTCGGCCGTACGGATTACCCATTTGCCTACGGGCATTGTAGTTCAATGTCAGAATGAGCGTTCCCAGCATGCTAATAAATTAAAGGCCATGAAATTACTGCAAGCTAAACTATATGAAATGAAGCGTCAGGAACAGGAAGATCAGCTTGCTGAAATGCGGGGGGATCAAATGGACATTGCTTGGGGCAGCCAGATTCGTTCCTACGTCTTCCATCCTTATAGTATGGTTAAGGACCATCGGACTAATGTGGAAATTGGCAATGTATTTGCCGTAATGGATGGCAACATTACTCCTTTTATTGAAGCTTATTTGCATAAGTTAGCTGAAAACAAAAATAAATAGGAGTTAATTTTTAAAACCTAATGATTCATTAGGTTTTTTTCTTAATTATTGACAAATAATTAAAGATATAGCTTAATATAATCAAATATACAAAAACATATAGAAATACTAGGAATTAAAAAGGAGGCCAATGTAATGGGCAT
This genomic window contains:
- a CDS encoding amino acid ABC transporter permease; protein product: MLQYYLTHLKAVFPSLLQGAVVTIEVTALSVLIGAVIGLFVGMGRLARNKLIKSIAAAYVDIIRGTPLMVQVFIIYFGLPNLLLQITGSRVPMDPFVSSVWACSINSGAYVAEIFRAGIQSIERGQMEAARSLGMTHVQAMRYIILPQAFRRVIPPLGNEFIALMKDTSILSVIGVEELMRQGQLYNATTYASFPTFTGIALVYLVMTMTVSRWVAYMERKLSAEGKH
- the prfB gene encoding peptide chain release factor 2 (programmed frameshift), whose protein sequence is MILDYGPQLAEIRQKLNELRASLDLPGKELKIAQLEEQIQSNDFWDEREKAQTVLQSLNRLKEKVSGIKEMTGEFEDLEALWEIAKEEDDESLEPELAEGIKDFTHKLEKLELETLLSGLHDKSSAILSLHAGAGGTEAQDWVEMLLRMYTRWAEDQNYTVEILDYLAGDEAGVKSATVLVKGENAFGYLKTEKGVHRLVRISPFDASGRRHTSFASVDVLPEIEDDEEINIDPVDLKVDTYRSGGAGGQHVNKTDSAVRITHLPTGIVVQCQNERSQHANKLKAMKLLQAKLYEMKRQEQEDQLAEMRGDQMDIAWGSQIRSYVFHPYSMVKDHRTNVEIGNVFAVMDGNITPFIEAYLHKLAENKNK
- a CDS encoding amino acid ABC transporter ATP-binding protein, coding for MITVKNLYKQFGDLQVLKGISTHIAEKEVVVIIGPSGSGKSTFLRCLNKLEEATSGEIIIDGVNLLDKKANINTIRQEVGMVFQRFNLFPHMTALQNITIAPAKVRGWKADEADKIARQLLAKVGLSDKADAYPDQLSGGQQQRVAIARALAMQPKIMLFDEPTSALDPEMVGEVLSVMKDLAKEGMTMAVVTHEMGFAKEVGDRVLFMDEGMILEEGTPQELFDHPKHPRTKSFLSKIL
- the raiA gene encoding ribosome-associated translation inhibitor RaiA, producing MKIAVRGKNIQITNALKEHVEKRLGRLDKYFEENTEAQVTLTVERDTHIVEVTILLNGYILRGEEATGDMYASIDLVLDKLEKQIEKYKTKIAKKLRSNKFTKVVEAAKTQDDQDEDEFKIMRNKHFSIKPMAVEEAILQMNMVGHSFYVFSNAETEQVNVVYRRKDGNYGLIEPEY
- a CDS encoding basic amino acid ABC transporter substrate-binding protein — its product is MKKSLSLILALALTMALMLGLAGCGQSGQSTDQTKEGQQEQTAEKEYIVATEPTFPPFEFRDEKTSEITGFDIDLIKAIAQETGIKVKIQSLGFDGLIPALQAGNIDIVASGMTITKKRALQVSFTKPYFDAGLKIAVPANNTTIKGIDDLKGKTVAVQIGTTGANKAQELLDKKIIAKVKTFNTADAIFLELLNGTVDAVINDLPVNEAYMSKNPGKIKMVGNVLNGEQYGFAVAKDNQELLKKLNTGLEKVKANGKYDELKVKYFGGK
- the cspD gene encoding cold-shock protein CspD; this encodes MLGKVKWFNQEKGFGFIEREEGDDVFVHFSAIQEDGFKTLAEGQEVEFEIVEGPRGPQAANVVKL
- the secA gene encoding preprotein translocase subunit SecA — encoded protein: MLNFLKKLLDDNAKEIKKLNRSVAAINELEPAIQKLSDEDLVGKTAEFKQRFSNGESLDNMLPEAFAVVREGSRRVLGLRHFDVQLMGGIVLHQGRIAEMKTGEGKTLVATLPSYLNAISGKGVHVITVNDYLAKRDSEWMGQIHRFLGLDVGLIVHGLDFNERKASYAADVTYGTNNEFGFDYLRDNMALHPSQMVQRPLNYAIVDEVDSILIDEARTPLIISGQADKPTQLYYAVAKIIPRLKVEEDYTVDEKAKAVMLTENGNRRVEQMLGVDNLYDNENVELSHHVNQALRAHVLMKRDVDYVVKDGEVIIVDEFTGRLMFGRRYSDGLHQAIEAKEGVKIERESQTLATITFQNYFRMYEKLAGMTGTASTEEEEFRKIYGLDVVVIPTNKPMIRQDLPDIVYRTEKGKFDAVVEEIIERHQKGQPVLVGTISIEKSELLSNTLKKRGIPHQVLNAKYHEQEAQIVSNAGQQGMVTIATNMAGRGTDIILGEGVSDLGGLHIIGTERHESRRIDNQLRGRAGRQGDPGSSRFYVSLEDELMRLFGSDNIAGIMDKLGMDDSTPIDHPLISRSIESAQKKVEARNFDIRKHVLEYDNVMNQQREVIYKQRRQVLEGENLRENVQSMLHEVVDGAIARYSNQSQYPEEWDLAALADFAEQTFLPGQRLDIDELKNMDKTEVEELLHDKANQAYEEREAALGEDIMRELERMVLLKVVDEKWMDHLDAMDQLRQGIGLRAYGQKDPLVEYKFEGYDMFNNMIEAIKEDVVRYIFRVNVVEEQEAPRNVTENRYEEDQPKKPVRKQTEIGRNELCPCGSGKKYKKCCGAK
- a CDS encoding ComF family protein, with the translated sequence MQLLKKLWAELLAFFYPPSDTCPLCLEKITNNLICENCQEILQNWQKQKFCNVFGRPKKFGQLCRCTKQQTFYRKLHGVAPYQGVFKKAVYRLKYSGQTYLAVPMGSLMGDRLREIQGYAGSIIIPIPLSPRKRAIRGFNQAELLARAVAERTKLPVYTNLLTKIRDTAPQAGLKKVDRLTNLQGAFNVPNPEPLKNKVVILVDDIFTTGSTINEAAQTLLKAGAKDVYALVWAIA